GAACGCCGATTTCGCGCAGGCGGTCATCGATGCCGGGCTCATCTGGGTGGGTCCAACCCCCGACCAGATCCGTCTGCTCGGCGACAAGGTCGCGGCCAAGAAGCGGGCCATCGAGGCCGGTGTACCGACCGCGGCGTTGTTCGAGATCGTCGACGGAGCCCTGCCCGACGACGTGCCGCTGCCGGCCCTGGTGAAGGCCGCTGCCGGTGGTGGCGGCCGCGGCATGCGCATAGTGCGCACCGCCGACGAGTTGGCCGATGCCGTGCAGGCAGGGTCGCGCGAGGCCCTTGCGGCTTTCGGTGACGGCACCGTGTTCGTCGAGCCCTACATCGAGCGGGCACGCCACGTCGAGGTCCAGATCATGGGCGACAAGCACGGCAACGTCGTGCACCTGGGCGAGCGAGAGTGTTCGATCCAGCGCCGCAACCAAAAGATCATCGAGGAATCTCCGTCGGCGGGCATCAGCGACGACACCAGGCGAGCGCTCTGCGAGGGTGCCGTCGCACTGGCGGCCGATGTCGGATATCACGGCGCTGGAACGGTCGAGTTCATGGTGGCCGACGACGGCACCATCAACTTTCTCGAGGTCAACACCAGACTCCAGGTCGAGCACCCGGTCACCGAAGCCGTCACCGGACTCGATCTCGTAGAGCTGCAGCTGATGGTCGCTTCGGGTCAGCCCTTGCCGATGAGCCAGGACGACATCGGCTTCGAAGGTCACGCCATCGAGGTGCGCGTCGTGGCCGAAGACCCAACACAGGGGTGGCTGCCCTCGACCGGTTTGATCAGCCATTTCGACATCGGTGATGGGGTCAGGGTCGACACCGGCGTGCGCGCCGGGGCAGAGATCTCACCCGACTACGACTCGCTGATCGCCAAGGTCATCGCTCACGGTCCGACGCGCCGGGCAGCTGCCAGGCGGATGCAGCGGGCGCTGCGGGCGTCCCTGGTGGCGGGTGTCTCCACCGACATCCAGGCGCTCGTCGCCATCATGGACGAACCCGACTATCTGGCCGCGGCGACACCCACCGCATACCTCGATGAGCACCCGGCGGTTGTCGCCGGCTCCGATGGCTCGCATCCCGACCAGGTGGCCCTGCTGGTGGCGGCGACACTGGCCGCCGATCGGGCCTCGAGGGCTGCCGACAGGGCTACGCCGTTCGCTCCTTCGGGTTGGCGCAACCTGGCCGCCCACGGTCAGCGTGTGGTGTGGGATGTGGGGTCGGTCGCTCGGCCCGTCGAATACAGGTTGTGCCCGGCCAATCCGGTGTCAGGCTCGCCCGAGTCGGCCGAGTTCGTTCTGGGCGCTTGGCCCGAGCCCGGCCCCGATGGCACCCTGCCCGAAGACACGCGACAGCGAATCAGCGTCAGGCGTCTGGCCTCGAACGAGGGTCGTGAGGTTGTCGAGGTCGAGGGCCGTCGCTGGGCTGTCGATGTGGAGGTATCGGGTCGGCGCGTCGTTGCACGGTCGCCGATGGCGGCCGCCGTGTTCGACCGAGCGCCACGCTTCGTCGACCACGACACCCAAGAGGGTGGCAGCGGCCCCATCTGCCCGCTGCCCGGAACCGTCATTGCGGTTCATGTCCAGGTGGGGGAACGGGTTCAAGACGGCCAACTGCTAATGGTTGTCGAGGCCATGAAGATGGAACACAAGATCACCGCGACCGGCTCGGCGCTGGTAACAGAGGTCCGGTTTGCCCAGGGCGACCGGGTAGATGCCGGCGACCTGCTGGTGGCCCTCGATCACGAAACCCCTAACTGAGGCCCAAGACGTGCATCTCTCATCACTGGTCGAAATGATCGAGTCGGGTTTCGCCGACCGCGTTCTGCTGGGCGACGACCAGCGTCGCATCAGCGGAGCCGCATTCGCTTCGATGTCCAAGGCTGCCGGCACCACCCTGACCGGCAGGCCCTCGGTGGTCTACGTAGGCGAGAACCATCCGCTGCTGCCCATAGCGCTGTTCGCCAGTGC
This genomic stretch from Acidimicrobiales bacterium harbors:
- a CDS encoding biotin carboxylase N-terminal domain-containing protein → MIERLLIANRGEIAVRVARTAHRLGIDTVGVYSEPDVNSLHADVVDVAVALGGATPAQSYLRGEAIIAAALATGADAIHPGYGFLAENADFAQAVIDAGLIWVGPTPDQIRLLGDKVAAKKRAIEAGVPTAALFEIVDGALPDDVPLPALVKAAAGGGGRGMRIVRTADELADAVQAGSREALAAFGDGTVFVEPYIERARHVEVQIMGDKHGNVVHLGERECSIQRRNQKIIEESPSAGISDDTRRALCEGAVALAADVGYHGAGTVEFMVADDGTINFLEVNTRLQVEHPVTEAVTGLDLVELQLMVASGQPLPMSQDDIGFEGHAIEVRVVAEDPTQGWLPSTGLISHFDIGDGVRVDTGVRAGAEISPDYDSLIAKVIAHGPTRRAAARRMQRALRASLVAGVSTDIQALVAIMDEPDYLAAATPTAYLDEHPAVVAGSDGSHPDQVALLVAATLAADRASRAADRATPFAPSGWRNLAAHGQRVVWDVGSVARPVEYRLCPANPVSGSPESAEFVLGAWPEPGPDGTLPEDTRQRISVRRLASNEGREVVEVEGRRWAVDVEVSGRRVVARSPMAAAVFDRAPRFVDHDTQEGGSGPICPLPGTVIAVHVQVGERVQDGQLLMVVEAMKMEHKITATGSALVTEVRFAQGDRVDAGDLLVALDHETPN